A window of the Natronomonas salina genome harbors these coding sequences:
- a CDS encoding deoxyribonuclease IV, producing MVTVGAHVSISGGFDEAVARQRDLGGTVGQVFVGSPRGWAVKDVDESDGAAFREAAAEHDMGPWIVHGTYLINFATPKEDLAEKSVRCVQGELDACSTLGIPYYVFHPGAHTGAGEETGVANVADRLSELDVPDDVTLLLENTAGKGTTVGKTFEQLDDMVAQSTQTYDDIGVCLDTCHLHAAGYDFRTAEGMDELVAAVDEAIGLEHVEYLHLNDSKHPLGSEKDEHEHVGEGEIGEGGFDHFVTHEAFADRPMVVETPADENGYAWNVEKVRSLAE from the coding sequence ATGGTTACCGTCGGTGCACACGTCTCGATCAGTGGCGGTTTCGACGAAGCGGTGGCAAGACAGCGGGACCTCGGCGGCACGGTCGGCCAGGTGTTCGTCGGCTCCCCGCGCGGGTGGGCGGTGAAGGACGTCGACGAGAGCGACGGGGCGGCGTTCAGGGAGGCCGCCGCGGAGCACGACATGGGACCCTGGATCGTCCACGGGACCTACCTGATCAACTTCGCGACGCCGAAGGAGGACCTCGCCGAGAAGTCGGTCCGGTGCGTCCAGGGCGAACTGGACGCCTGCTCGACGCTGGGTATCCCCTACTACGTCTTCCACCCGGGCGCCCACACCGGCGCCGGCGAGGAGACGGGCGTGGCGAACGTCGCCGACCGGCTCTCCGAACTCGACGTCCCGGACGACGTGACGCTCCTGCTGGAGAACACCGCGGGCAAGGGCACGACCGTCGGGAAGACCTTCGAGCAACTCGACGATATGGTCGCCCAGTCCACCCAGACCTACGACGATATCGGCGTCTGTCTGGACACCTGCCACCTCCACGCGGCGGGCTACGACTTCCGGACGGCCGAAGGGATGGACGAGCTCGTCGCCGCGGTCGACGAGGCGATCGGCCTCGAGCACGTCGAGTACCTCCACCTCAACGACTCGAAGCACCCGCTCGGCTCGGAGAAGGACGAACACGAGCACGTCGGCGAAGGCGAGATCGGCGAGGGCGGCTTCGATCACTTCGTGACCCACGAGGCGTTCGCGGACCGCCCGATGGTGGTCGAGACGCCGGCGGACGAGAATGGCTACGCCTGGAACGTCGAGAAGGTCCGGTCGCTCGCCGAGTGA
- a CDS encoding dienelactone hydrolase family protein → MTTDDATRSRDYLATPELGRGPAVLVFHSGRGLTQFVRQLCHRLAREGFVALAPDVFDGETPTTVDAAEAAKEELDARQVTRRLEDAAEFLRQHEAVSRRAVGVVGLGYGAEWACRIASSLESDCGALVVFYGMGDPDWASVSAPVLGHFAQLDHEFPQSRVNELRETFRDHGVDHDLFVYQNTEPSFFETDETARYDDEAAALAWERTLHFLRAALQDGGP, encoded by the coding sequence ATGACGACCGACGACGCCACGAGATCGCGGGATTACCTCGCCACGCCGGAGCTCGGGCGAGGCCCGGCCGTGCTCGTCTTCCACTCCGGGCGAGGACTCACCCAGTTCGTCCGGCAGCTCTGTCACCGGCTGGCCCGGGAGGGGTTCGTCGCGCTCGCGCCGGACGTCTTCGACGGCGAGACGCCGACGACCGTCGACGCGGCCGAGGCCGCCAAGGAGGAACTCGACGCGCGCCAGGTGACGCGCCGGCTCGAGGACGCCGCGGAGTTCCTCCGCCAGCACGAGGCTGTGAGCCGCCGGGCGGTCGGCGTCGTCGGGCTCGGCTACGGCGCCGAGTGGGCCTGTCGGATCGCCAGCAGCCTGGAGTCCGACTGCGGCGCCCTCGTCGTCTTCTACGGGATGGGCGACCCGGACTGGGCCAGCGTCTCGGCGCCGGTCCTCGGTCACTTCGCACAGCTTGACCACGAGTTCCCGCAGTCCCGCGTGAACGAACTCCGCGAGACGTTCCGAGACCACGGCGTCGACCACGACCTGTTCGTCTACCAGAACACCGAGCCGTCGTTCTTCGAGACCGACGAGACCGCGAGGTACGACGACGAGGCGGCGGCGCTGGCCTGGGAGCGGACCCTCCACTTCCTCCGGGCGGCGCTCCAGGACGGCGGGCCCTGA
- a CDS encoding mRNA 3'-end processing factor produces MDVRLRDGVDIDLATGERFVADASTPDGDVNFLSHAHGDHLYDSPPGDVVCSALTARLAALRRDGPLDFRTEHPGIELLPSGHVPGSRAALIDDGERRVLYTGDVSTRDRFFLQGFEPVDADVLVVESTYGTPAYEFPGQDVLEDRIVSWFEEMRGTPLLCFGYTLGRAQEVQLLANRADRRRLFVTPAVRDVNEIVEDACDVSFDATLYGRDHELGDDDVLVLPSQTSRLGFASDLADETGAVTAGFSGWAIDDSYRFRADVDAAFALSDHCDYPELLALVDAVDPEVVYTQHGFADELATRVRSELGIRAQALKRNQSTLGDF; encoded by the coding sequence GTGGACGTCCGGCTGCGCGACGGCGTCGACATCGACCTGGCGACCGGCGAGCGGTTCGTCGCCGACGCGTCGACGCCCGACGGCGACGTCAACTTCCTGAGCCACGCCCACGGCGACCACCTCTACGACTCGCCGCCCGGCGACGTCGTCTGTTCGGCGCTGACCGCGCGGCTCGCGGCGCTACGGCGCGACGGCCCCCTGGACTTCCGGACCGAGCACCCGGGAATCGAACTCCTCCCGTCGGGGCACGTCCCCGGCTCCCGTGCCGCGCTGATCGACGACGGCGAACGTCGGGTCCTCTACACCGGCGACGTCTCCACCCGCGACCGGTTCTTCCTCCAGGGATTCGAACCAGTCGACGCCGACGTGCTGGTCGTCGAGTCGACCTACGGGACACCGGCCTACGAGTTCCCCGGACAGGACGTCCTCGAGGACCGCATCGTCTCGTGGTTCGAGGAGATGCGGGGGACGCCGCTGCTCTGTTTCGGCTACACGCTGGGGCGGGCCCAGGAGGTCCAGCTGCTCGCGAACCGGGCCGACCGCAGGCGGCTGTTCGTCACGCCGGCCGTCCGGGACGTCAACGAGATCGTCGAGGACGCCTGCGACGTCTCCTTCGACGCGACGCTGTACGGGCGCGACCACGAACTCGGCGACGACGACGTCCTCGTATTGCCCAGCCAGACCAGCCGCCTCGGGTTCGCCTCGGACCTCGCCGACGAGACGGGCGCCGTCACGGCCGGGTTCTCCGGGTGGGCGATCGACGACAGCTACCGGTTCCGCGCGGACGTCGACGCCGCGTTCGCCCTCTCGGACCACTGCGACTACCCGGAGCTGCTGGCCCTCGTCGATGCCGTCGACCCGGAGGTCGTCTACACCCAGCACGGGTTCGCCGACGAGCTGGCGACGCGTGTCCGGTCGGAGCTGGGAATCCGCGCGCAGGCGCTGAAGCGGAACCAGTCGACGCTCGGCGACTTCTGA
- a CDS encoding metal-dependent hydrolase encodes MNKEDHVLNAVLLGVGIAVLMDPTLSAATLENVFRIGVPVALGALFPDIDTAFGVHRKTFHNLPVLAGFVAFPLLFGNLYYVWVGVATHYVLDLFGTRGGMALLYPYPELFDIPVGVTVDSKKATVVTLAVTAIELAAVALAIDAGYTDLLGAPGVRDAFLNFVQSLT; translated from the coding sequence ATGAACAAGGAAGATCACGTCCTCAACGCGGTCCTCCTCGGGGTCGGGATCGCCGTCCTGATGGACCCGACGCTGTCCGCCGCGACCCTCGAGAACGTCTTCCGAATCGGCGTCCCGGTCGCCCTCGGGGCGCTGTTCCCCGACATCGACACCGCGTTCGGCGTCCACCGGAAGACGTTCCACAACCTCCCGGTCCTCGCCGGCTTCGTCGCCTTCCCGCTGCTGTTCGGCAACCTCTACTACGTCTGGGTCGGCGTCGCCACCCACTACGTCCTCGACCTGTTCGGCACGCGGGGCGGGATGGCGCTGCTCTACCCGTACCCGGAGCTGTTCGACATCCCGGTCGGGGTCACCGTCGACAGCAAGAAGGCGACCGTCGTCACCCTCGCCGTGACGGCGATCGAACTCGCCGCGGTCGCCCTGGCGATCGACGCCGGCTACACGGACCTGCTCGGCGCGCCCGGCGTCCGCGACGCCTTCCTCAACTTCGTGCAGTCGCTGACCTGA
- the nucS gene encoding endonuclease NucS, producing MVTDAFSEPGDEAVAETVEEAVGSGDTVVVFATCEVDYDGRASGYLGPGDRVVIAKPDGTLLVHRPTGNDPVNWQPPGSTITADCDEDGCTITARRSSPDEVVRVHCREIHHVTRYAADDTAPLKLSGTERDMHEYILENPEEIDDGLRAVEHERETPYGIVDVFGTDPEGRPVVVEVKRRQATLTHVDQLKRYMAQYRESNPDARGILVAPAASDRVKRTLRDADLEFVALDEFATNRGDIASTTFDDFA from the coding sequence ATGGTGACAGACGCGTTCAGCGAGCCGGGGGACGAGGCGGTCGCGGAGACCGTCGAGGAGGCGGTGGGGAGCGGCGACACCGTCGTGGTGTTCGCGACCTGCGAGGTCGACTACGACGGGCGCGCCTCCGGCTACCTCGGGCCGGGCGACCGGGTCGTGATCGCCAAGCCCGACGGCACGCTGCTCGTCCACCGCCCGACCGGGAACGACCCGGTGAACTGGCAGCCGCCGGGCAGTACGATCACCGCAGACTGCGACGAGGACGGCTGTACGATCACGGCCCGTCGCTCCAGTCCCGACGAGGTCGTCCGCGTCCACTGCCGCGAGATCCACCACGTCACCCGCTACGCGGCCGACGACACCGCGCCGCTGAAGCTGTCGGGGACGGAGCGGGACATGCACGAGTACATCCTCGAGAACCCCGAGGAGATCGACGACGGGCTCCGGGCCGTCGAGCACGAGCGCGAGACGCCCTACGGGATCGTCGACGTCTTCGGGACCGACCCCGAGGGCCGCCCCGTCGTCGTCGAGGTGAAGCGCCGGCAGGCGACGCTGACCCACGTCGACCAGCTGAAGCGCTACATGGCGCAGTACCGCGAGTCGAACCCCGACGCCCGCGGCATCCTCGTCGCCCCGGCCGCCAGCGACCGGGTGAAGCGGACGCTCCGGGACGCCGACCTCGAGTTCGTCGCCCTCGACGAGTTCGCGACGAACCGCGGCGACATCGCGTCGACGACGTTCGACGACTTCGCCTGA
- a CDS encoding DEAD/DEAH box helicase produces the protein MEGALDAVHSAFLGLNRRPAVFDREIREHVGEWTLAEPVPVEDIIGRFKQHPAFILEDSKVILPVHEPGSADLTGEFLLYYPDHVVPCVVYYDYAKDDLARIPIEEFERSYPAWRLRFWHGAFDPPAEPEYLVSGGNYDDVGGSASSEPVSSAAPLANDGEDLIEDLRSMITDQEIAARDDARNRCERLPPAQFLQDRGGVEGLVTAGIDVDEYGQQVVRLRIPKEDLDGPVDITDDYGVYPGSEVLVDSLDGHEGFPAEAEVLGTEGRELRLSFYWDRGADNPDISVFELDSDARFLAGELLNPVPFDRKREAVDLVGANDRKRGWLSGSATMSFDDGFDVSVSKARLNKFQYQAAHSALSASDVFCIHGPPGTGKTRTLVEIIRAACEDGQRVLAVSHSNQAVDNLLVGDSTEDRIDRSSIHAAVEDGDLTAARAGGNTSNDLVDEAYVGNDLYQSDVVCATMSGSHRFGEDIFDLVVVDEATQATIPSTLIPLARGKRVVLAGDHKQLPPYHSGEHDEYEDVSVSMFEHLYDLYGEAIVGRLRTQYRMNEEIAAFPNEAFYDGELMHGQRNRSWTISPLAPLEAYHVEGEEEQAPSRSYYNEREAEVVGEELERLLQHGVAPEDVGVITPYSGQIGKIRAELSRIDGLDTGPVKIATVDSFQGSEREVIVVSFVRSNPEGFSGFLTFPTEGPRRLNVSLTRARRRCVLVGNFDTLRTRAPTKDPEESSADVYQDLYDHLSERDLLSNRG, from the coding sequence ATGGAGGGGGCTCTCGACGCGGTTCACTCGGCGTTCCTCGGGCTGAACCGCCGGCCGGCCGTGTTCGACCGCGAGATCCGCGAGCACGTCGGCGAGTGGACGCTCGCCGAACCGGTCCCGGTCGAGGACATCATCGGCCGGTTCAAGCAGCACCCCGCGTTCATCCTCGAGGACTCGAAGGTCATCCTCCCGGTGCACGAGCCCGGCTCTGCGGACCTCACCGGCGAGTTCCTGCTGTACTACCCCGACCACGTCGTCCCCTGCGTCGTCTACTACGACTACGCGAAGGACGACCTCGCGCGCATCCCCATCGAGGAGTTCGAGCGCAGCTACCCGGCCTGGCGGCTCCGGTTCTGGCACGGCGCCTTCGACCCGCCGGCCGAGCCGGAGTACCTCGTCAGCGGCGGCAACTACGACGACGTCGGCGGGTCGGCTTCCAGCGAGCCCGTCTCCAGCGCCGCGCCGCTGGCCAACGACGGCGAGGACCTCATCGAGGACCTCCGGTCGATGATCACCGACCAGGAGATCGCCGCCCGCGACGACGCCCGCAACCGCTGTGAGCGCCTCCCGCCCGCGCAGTTCCTCCAGGACCGCGGCGGCGTCGAGGGGCTGGTCACCGCCGGCATCGACGTCGACGAGTACGGCCAGCAGGTCGTCCGGCTCCGCATCCCGAAGGAGGACCTCGACGGCCCGGTCGACATCACCGACGACTACGGCGTCTACCCGGGGTCGGAGGTCCTCGTCGACTCGCTGGACGGTCACGAGGGCTTCCCGGCGGAGGCAGAGGTCCTCGGGACCGAGGGCCGGGAGCTCCGGCTGTCCTTCTACTGGGACCGAGGCGCCGACAACCCCGACATCTCGGTGTTCGAACTCGACTCCGACGCGCGATTCCTCGCCGGCGAACTCCTCAACCCAGTCCCGTTCGACCGGAAGCGCGAGGCCGTCGACCTCGTCGGCGCGAACGACCGCAAGCGCGGCTGGCTCAGCGGCTCGGCGACGATGTCGTTCGACGACGGCTTCGACGTCTCCGTCTCGAAGGCCCGGCTGAACAAGTTCCAGTACCAGGCCGCCCACAGCGCCCTGTCCGCCTCGGACGTCTTCTGCATCCACGGGCCGCCAGGGACGGGGAAGACCCGGACCCTGGTCGAGATCATCAGAGCCGCCTGCGAGGACGGCCAGCGCGTCCTCGCGGTCTCGCACTCCAACCAGGCCGTCGACAACCTCCTCGTCGGCGACAGCACCGAGGACCGGATCGACCGCTCGTCGATCCACGCCGCCGTCGAGGACGGCGACCTCACCGCCGCCCGCGCCGGGGGCAACACTTCCAACGACCTCGTCGACGAGGCGTACGTCGGCAACGACCTCTACCAGTCCGACGTGGTCTGCGCGACGATGAGCGGCTCCCACCGCTTCGGCGAGGACATCTTCGACCTCGTCGTCGTCGACGAGGCGACCCAGGCCACAATCCCGTCGACGCTCATCCCGCTGGCCCGCGGGAAGCGGGTCGTCCTCGCCGGCGACCACAAGCAGCTGCCGCCGTACCACTCCGGCGAGCACGACGAGTACGAGGACGTCTCGGTGTCGATGTTCGAGCACCTCTACGACCTCTACGGCGAGGCCATCGTCGGTCGGCTCCGCACCCAGTACCGGATGAACGAGGAGATCGCCGCGTTCCCGAACGAGGCCTTCTACGACGGCGAGCTGATGCACGGCCAGCGGAACCGGTCGTGGACGATCAGCCCGCTGGCGCCGCTGGAGGCCTACCACGTCGAGGGCGAGGAGGAGCAGGCGCCCTCGCGGTCCTACTACAACGAGCGCGAGGCCGAGGTCGTCGGCGAGGAACTCGAGCGGCTCCTCCAGCACGGCGTCGCGCCGGAGGACGTCGGCGTCATCACGCCCTACTCCGGCCAGATCGGGAAGATCCGGGCGGAGCTGTCCCGGATCGACGGCCTCGACACCGGCCCCGTGAAGATCGCGACGGTCGACTCCTTCCAGGGCAGCGAGCGCGAGGTGATCGTCGTCTCGTTCGTCCGGAGCAACCCGGAGGGGTTCAGCGGCTTCCTCACGTTCCCCACGGAGGGCCCGCGCCGGCTCAACGTGTCGCTGACGCGCGCCAGGCGCCGGTGCGTACTCGTCGGGAACTTCGATACCCTCCGCACGCGCGCACCCACGAAGGACCCCGAGGAGAGCTCCGCCGACGTCTACCAGGACCTCTACGACCACCTGTCCGAGCGCGACCTGCTGTCGAACCGGGGGTAG
- a CDS encoding ATP-binding protein, with translation MSHDEQAEWLVPTTGAKTLPAVEILTGRGFVTGKSGSGKSNTGGVIAEELLDNNYNLLVVDPEGEYYGLKESYEILHVGNDDLCDVQVTPDHAEQLAEIALERNMPIILDVSDYLDGDEAADLIANVVRELFQKEKDVRKPFLLMIEEMQEYLPQQGGNGELSELLERVAKRGRKRGLGMLGMSQRPSSVDKDFITQCDWMVWHRLTWQNDIDVVRKVLGSELADEVEDLDTGEGFLMTDWDESVERVKFKRKRTHDAGATPGLESYERPDLKSVSQDLVREIQGGTVTDAPDADGGAAGLDELDQAELNDAVETVEAEGDAITEAQGVVPDSPPADQETDDAAGSPPAESSTDQQSLLNQPGDGDAEADGDDGTGDRPDTSVDGPVDDAVSRDDIETTEVDTASDADLASMDESELRDHAKSLERRNQILEDEVSELRSVLQSVESPGSEGSAPTTQTAPAKQSAPTGQPARTQQAQTQQGRSQRGGGRQSNRADQGLPTTQGNAGAPKSGPPTVSKPVPPEPPEERSGVAGNVLEFVAMLGYVSRSIAYRVRLLAYRDDGEENVGTNYNDSR, from the coding sequence ATGTCGCACGACGAGCAAGCGGAGTGGCTCGTTCCCACGACGGGCGCGAAGACGCTGCCCGCCGTCGAGATCCTCACCGGACGGGGGTTCGTCACGGGGAAGTCGGGGAGCGGGAAGTCCAACACGGGGGGCGTCATCGCGGAGGAGCTCCTCGACAACAACTACAACCTGCTCGTCGTCGACCCGGAGGGGGAGTACTACGGCCTCAAGGAGTCCTACGAGATCCTCCACGTCGGCAACGACGACCTCTGCGACGTCCAGGTGACGCCGGACCACGCCGAACAGCTCGCCGAGATCGCCCTCGAGCGGAACATGCCGATCATCCTGGACGTCTCCGACTACCTCGACGGCGACGAGGCCGCCGATCTCATCGCGAACGTCGTCCGGGAGCTGTTCCAGAAGGAGAAGGACGTCCGGAAGCCGTTCCTGCTGATGATCGAGGAGATGCAGGAGTACCTCCCCCAGCAGGGCGGCAACGGCGAGCTGAGCGAGCTCCTCGAGCGGGTCGCCAAGCGCGGCCGGAAGCGCGGCCTCGGGATGCTCGGGATGTCCCAGCGGCCGTCCTCCGTGGACAAGGACTTCATCACGCAGTGCGACTGGATGGTCTGGCACCGCCTGACCTGGCAGAACGACATCGACGTCGTCCGGAAGGTGCTGGGCTCGGAGCTCGCCGACGAGGTCGAGGACCTCGACACCGGCGAGGGGTTCCTCATGACCGACTGGGACGAGTCCGTCGAGCGCGTGAAGTTCAAGCGCAAGCGCACCCACGACGCCGGCGCGACGCCCGGCCTCGAGAGCTACGAGCGGCCGGACCTCAAGTCCGTCAGCCAGGACCTCGTCAGAGAGATCCAGGGCGGGACGGTCACCGACGCCCCCGACGCCGACGGCGGCGCGGCCGGCCTGGACGAACTCGACCAGGCGGAACTCAACGACGCCGTCGAGACCGTCGAGGCCGAGGGCGACGCCATCACGGAGGCCCAGGGCGTCGTGCCGGACTCGCCGCCGGCGGATCAGGAGACCGACGACGCGGCCGGGTCGCCACCCGCGGAGTCGTCGACCGACCAGCAGTCGCTGTTGAACCAGCCCGGCGACGGAGACGCCGAGGCGGACGGCGACGACGGAACGGGGGACCGGCCCGACACGTCGGTCGACGGTCCCGTCGACGACGCGGTCTCCCGGGACGACATCGAGACCACGGAGGTGGACACCGCCTCGGACGCCGATCTGGCGTCCATGGACGAGTCGGAGCTCCGCGACCACGCCAAGTCGCTCGAGCGCCGCAACCAGATCCTCGAGGACGAGGTCTCGGAGCTGCGCTCCGTCCTGCAGAGCGTGGAGTCGCCCGGCTCGGAGGGGTCGGCGCCGACGACGCAGACCGCGCCGGCCAAGCAGTCGGCGCCGACCGGACAGCCCGCGCGGACCCAGCAGGCGCAGACGCAGCAGGGTCGGTCCCAGCGGGGAGGCGGGCGGCAGTCGAACCGGGCCGACCAGGGGTTACCCACCACGCAGGGCAACGCCGGCGCCCCGAAGAGCGGGCCGCCGACCGTCTCGAAGCCCGTCCCGCCGGAGCCGCCGGAGGAGCGCTCCGGCGTGGCGGGGAACGTCCTCGAGTTCGTCGCGATGCTGGGCTACGTCTCCCGGTCGATCGCCTACCGCGTCCGGCTGCTGGCCTACCGGGACGACGGCGAGGAGAACGTCGGGACGAACTACAACGACTCCCGCTGA
- a CDS encoding CopG family transcriptional regulator, whose product MGEKNKTVSFRIGGEKFETLRAMADQRDLSLSSMFRDYVDQIVAHDGRVEIVPEHGVREEASAPSSEFPLTVEVPKSFVREHERLELESEHLREQLDEYKQYAAHLESELESAEAQEAEMVRLEDLDLETGTSLRLE is encoded by the coding sequence ATGGGGGAGAAGAACAAGACCGTCTCGTTCCGGATCGGGGGCGAGAAGTTCGAGACGCTCCGCGCGATGGCGGACCAGCGGGACCTCTCGCTGTCGTCGATGTTCCGCGACTACGTCGACCAGATCGTCGCCCACGACGGCCGCGTCGAGATCGTTCCGGAGCACGGCGTCCGCGAGGAGGCCTCGGCGCCGTCCTCGGAGTTCCCGCTGACCGTCGAGGTCCCGAAGAGCTTCGTCCGCGAGCACGAGCGGCTCGAACTCGAGTCCGAGCACCTCCGCGAGCAGCTCGACGAGTACAAGCAGTACGCCGCCCACCTCGAGTCCGAGCTCGAATCCGCGGAGGCACAGGAGGCGGAGATGGTCCGCCTCGAGGACCTCGACCTCGAGACCGGGACGTCGCTGCGCCTCGAGTAA
- a CDS encoding CPBP family intramembrane glutamic endopeptidase — protein MSAPSSRSRSPIRSLLEAAGLTLLAFVISVVAGVAFLVPTISLGYGLETTWVLVGGTAAGQVGFLAVAYGFVRRRGVAVPVSVPSLSDAGYLVAGVVAALVAATGLSYALVVLDLVPESVIGEAATADPTFLLALAVLSLVLVAPAEELLFRGAVQGRLRERFGPVTAVAAASLLFGSLHLTNYSGSVGSVVAGALLIAAVGSIFGAVYELSDNLAVPVLVHGCYNAVLTLASYLSMTAA, from the coding sequence ATGAGTGCGCCCTCCAGCCGATCGCGGTCCCCGATCCGCTCGCTCCTCGAAGCAGCCGGTCTGACGCTCCTGGCGTTCGTGATCTCCGTCGTCGCCGGCGTCGCCTTCCTCGTCCCGACCATCTCGCTCGGCTACGGCCTGGAGACGACGTGGGTGCTCGTCGGCGGGACCGCGGCCGGCCAGGTCGGGTTCCTCGCCGTCGCCTACGGCTTCGTCCGGCGCAGGGGCGTCGCCGTCCCCGTCTCGGTCCCCTCGCTGTCCGACGCGGGCTACCTCGTCGCCGGGGTCGTCGCGGCGCTGGTCGCGGCGACCGGACTCTCGTACGCGCTCGTGGTGCTCGACCTCGTCCCGGAGTCGGTGATCGGCGAGGCGGCGACGGCGGACCCGACCTTCCTGCTCGCGCTGGCGGTGCTCTCGCTGGTCCTCGTCGCGCCCGCCGAGGAGCTACTGTTCAGGGGTGCGGTCCAGGGACGCCTGCGCGAGCGGTTCGGTCCCGTCACCGCGGTCGCGGCGGCGAGCCTCCTGTTCGGGTCGCTGCACCTGACGAACTACTCCGGCTCCGTCGGGAGCGTCGTGGCGGGGGCGCTGCTGATCGCCGCCGTCGGCTCGATCTTCGGTGCGGTCTACGAACTGAGCGACAACCTCGCCGTCCCGGTCCTCGTCCACGGCTGCTACAACGCCGTCCTCACGCTGGCGAGCTACCTCTCGATGACGGCCGCCTAG
- a CDS encoding DUF7344 domain-containing protein, with the protein MTHPSVDASLRVLADAQRRRVIEYLRGQGPREATLEDLAAHLRSYPDAPTDRIRGQDRIRVALVQKHLPKLSDQGVVEWDRQRERARYRQNDVVESVLDALGEESVPAEA; encoded by the coding sequence ATGACACACCCATCCGTCGACGCGTCTCTCCGGGTGCTCGCGGACGCCCAGCGGCGGCGCGTCATCGAGTACCTGCGGGGACAGGGACCGCGAGAGGCCACTCTGGAGGACCTGGCGGCGCACCTCCGGTCGTACCCCGACGCGCCGACGGACCGGATCCGGGGCCAGGACCGGATCCGGGTCGCCCTGGTCCAGAAGCACCTCCCGAAGCTGTCGGACCAGGGGGTCGTCGAGTGGGACCGACAGCGGGAGCGGGCCCGGTACCGTCAGAACGACGTCGTCGAGTCGGTGCTGGACGCGCTCGGCGAGGAGTCGGTTCCCGCCGAGGCCTGA
- the glmM gene encoding phosphoglucosamine mutase, translating to MEVFGSSGVRAVAGEELTPQFVGRVAAAAGTVLDADAVAVGRDTRTTGRIFADAAASTLAGIGCDVHRLGVTPTPAAQAYAERHGVPVVVITASHNPPEYNGVKLVGDDGVELPRATIERVEDRLLAEEFEFVRYDAVGDSRTVETANGTYVDELLERLEAEGVRARVADADLTVALDPGHGAGCLTSPGFFRRLGCRVVTVNAQPDGHFPGRDPEPVAGNLVDLRRLVRNTDADVGIAHDGDADRAIFVDETGDHVEGDVALAALAEAELDPDDVVVSAVNVSQRLVDVAQAADARLELTPIGSTYIVSRIRELRRQGQTVPISGEGNGGILFPKYRITRDGAYTAARFLSLLADRPASRISAAHSGYANVRRNLTYDDPEEREAMLAAAEVHADHADAEVSTIDGYRMDFGDGWVLARPSGTEPLVRLYAEARDRSRAETLVEEMRDAMTDALADVQP from the coding sequence ATGGAAGTGTTCGGGTCGAGCGGCGTGCGCGCCGTCGCCGGCGAAGAGCTCACCCCCCAGTTCGTCGGCCGCGTCGCCGCGGCCGCCGGGACGGTCCTCGACGCCGACGCCGTCGCGGTCGGCCGCGACACGCGGACGACGGGCCGGATCTTCGCCGACGCTGCCGCCAGCACCCTCGCCGGGATCGGCTGCGACGTCCACCGGCTCGGCGTCACGCCCACGCCCGCCGCCCAGGCGTACGCCGAACGCCACGGCGTCCCGGTCGTGGTCATCACGGCGAGTCACAACCCGCCGGAGTACAACGGCGTGAAACTCGTCGGCGACGACGGCGTCGAACTGCCGCGGGCGACGATCGAACGCGTCGAGGACCGCCTGCTCGCGGAGGAGTTCGAGTTCGTCAGGTACGACGCCGTCGGCGACTCCCGTACCGTCGAGACCGCCAACGGGACCTACGTCGACGAACTCCTCGAGCGGCTCGAGGCAGAGGGCGTCCGCGCACGGGTGGCCGACGCCGACCTCACGGTGGCCCTGGACCCGGGCCACGGGGCGGGCTGTCTCACCAGCCCCGGGTTCTTCCGGCGGCTCGGCTGCCGCGTCGTCACGGTCAACGCCCAGCCGGACGGCCACTTCCCGGGCCGGGACCCCGAACCCGTCGCCGGCAACCTCGTGGACCTCCGGCGGCTCGTCCGCAACACCGACGCCGACGTCGGGATCGCCCACGACGGCGACGCCGACCGCGCCATCTTCGTCGACGAGACCGGCGACCACGTCGAGGGCGACGTCGCGCTGGCGGCGCTGGCCGAGGCGGAACTCGACCCCGACGACGTCGTCGTCTCGGCGGTCAACGTCTCCCAGCGGCTCGTCGACGTGGCCCAGGCCGCCGACGCCCGCCTGGAGCTGACGCCCATCGGCAGCACGTACATCGTCTCGCGCATCCGCGAACTGCGCCGCCAGGGCCAGACGGTCCCCATCTCGGGGGAGGGCAACGGCGGCATCCTGTTCCCGAAGTACCGGATCACCCGCGACGGCGCCTACACCGCCGCGCGGTTCCTCTCGCTTCTGGCCGACCGGCCGGCGAGCCGGATCTCCGCGGCCCACAGCGGCTACGCCAACGTCCGCCGGAACCTCACGTACGACGACCCGGAGGAACGGGAGGCGATGCTCGCGGCCGCGGAGGTCCACGCCGACCACGCCGACGCCGAGGTCTCGACCATCGACGGCTACCGGATGGACTTCGGCGACGGGTGGGTGCTCGCCCGCCCCAGCGGCACGGAGCCGCTGGTCCGACTCTACGCCGAGGCGCGGGACCGCAGCCGGGCGGAGACGCTCGTCGAGGAGATGCGCGACGCCATGACGGACGCGCTCGCCGACGTCCAGCCGTAG